The following is a genomic window from Episyrphus balteatus chromosome 1, idEpiBalt1.1, whole genome shotgun sequence.
AGGAAGTAATGGCTGCCGATGCCAAGGAATCCGAAGACAAATGCGACAGTGTCACTGATCGTGGAGTATTTGCTATAAGCTCCGAAGATGGAAATGTCAAGTATCATATTGATTCATCGTTGACCAAAAAACGCAGTCCCATTCGTTCATTCCAGAAGAAAATTTTCGGTGTTACCCTGGGCAGCAAGAATAAGACATCCATATTTGTCAGCGACAAGACCACAAACAGTATAACAGAAAGTGACACAAATATCGGGCTTACAATAAATCCCCTAGAAAACGAACTTGATTCTGTGGGTTCCGAAGAGATACCTTCTTTGAGCAGCAGCGCACCAAATAAAATGGAATCATCACGAAAAAGCAGCGGTGGAAATAGTGACAAGGAGGATAAAATAGTTGATGTTGAAGACGAGGACGATGAAGGACCTGGAATGTTTGATTCTTCTTCAACAGATGATTCAGAATGTAGTACATTTGAAACCGAATCGGAGAACCGAGAGAGTGTTGAAAAAGATTTGTCACTTGGAGGAATTGGAACTGGGTCATTGGGTAATATTAAACGTTTTGTGGGCGATTGTGAAAGAGTAAGTGAAAAACTTACCGAACACGATCGTACAAAAAATCGTAAAACATACAAACTAACACGAGCTGGCAGTGAAGTTATGGAGAAACTCGAGAACGCTATGCAATCGGTTGTTGTTGATGGACATGCAGTCGAGGGTGGAGATTCTGTCCATGTTGCTGATGAATATTTTGGCTCGTCGCAAGATATTGTAGAGACCTTTGTTGGTGATTTAATGGATGCAGTAAGTAAAAGTTGTGATCAGCCTAAGTCACTTTCTTCACCACGAAAGAAATTGAAACGAGTAGATGCAATGAGGGACCAGAAATCAATAAAGAAATCTGTGAGTGTGGGTTCGGGTAAAGATAAGAAGCGAATGAGTTGTATTTCAAAGACATCGACTGATAGTAATAACAGTCTATTGGGTGGTCGTAGTTCAAATGAAGAGAAAGGCACTGTCACCGATTCAGAAGGTGGTAGTGATGAGGATGTGTTTGTTGAAGAGGACCCCTCGTCGCGGAGTGAAAAACAATCGACAGCATCAAGTGCCACCATAAATGTCGAAGATAAAAGAAGAAGTTTGAGTTTGGAAACAGGAGGTTCAGGACACAAAATCGAATGGGATCTAGCCAAGGAGACGCTTGAAAAGAGCAAACAGAACCTTGAGATACTGAGACAGAATGTTGCACTAGAAGCGGGCAAAAAGCACGGACACAAAAAGAAGAATTCGAAagatttcaaaagaaattttgataaggtaacacgtttttttataattaatttaatttatttattgaaattttgtatttttagatTCATCCCTTCCACACATATATGCTGTTATATTTTGGAGTTTACGACACCAAACAAACTTTGTATGCGTTTCAAACACTTCGCAACATCATCGCATGCGATACGCGAACATTCTTGTGCCTTTCAATTACCACATCCTTTTCGAGTGGTTCAATGAAACAGCTCCTCATTCGACATCGCAAGACGATTTTAGGTAAAGGATTTGCTGGCAGTATAACAAACACTGAGTTCAGTCAAAGCTATCGCGGTTGTATGCATTTGGAAGTTCTAGTCACAATATGTTTGTACTATGCGCGGGGTTTCTTCCACAAAGAGTCTACCGAAGGCAATGATATTCCAAGAAAAGAGGACATAATAGGCAACTACAAAGTTCAGTTGCAGAGTGTAGAACTGCTCACACTGATTTGCAGTGAACTCATTGACATTGTCAAAGGAATGGGTAAAGGACTTGCTTGCTACATTGCTGATTTGATGGCTCGCTGTAAACTACAAAAGATCATATTACATTGCATAAATTCCTCGGTGATTTCGTTTAATCAAATCCGTGATCACACTCTCTCCGaagagattttaaattttaacaatgcTGGCGATGAGCATCTTCATGCTGAATCATTCCAAATTCAATTGCTACGTTTGCTGATGGCTGTGATAAAACTCGAGTACGAAGTGACGCTGCTTCAAAATGAGACTGGTTCTGTGGACGTTGGCAAAGGTAGTGATACGACCAGTTCGAATTCGCCAACTCGTCTATCGGCTGAGGGTCCAGTTACCAATGTTAAGTATTTGCCGAACTGTCTTATCAGTCAGCAGCATATGTTCCTTTCAGCTGTTTTAAGTGCTCTGCAGGCAGACCACTTGCGACATGTTCATAGAAACTGGACAGATTTAGTAACCTCATCGTTGAACTGTTTTACCTTTGGCTCATTGACAAACATTGTGATCAGTGTTGTTCATCAGTTGTGTAATAATTTGGATAAAATTGCCAAGTTTTCCCTCAAACAACAATGCAATTTCCCACCTGACTATGTTGTTTCGCAATTAGAAGCAATAACGATTCTTTGTCATTATTGCTTGTTGGATAACACACAGCAAACGACTTTGTCGCATCTTTTCAATCAAGCTTATCCCCAAACTAGCGCCGCTGTTCAAAGTTCCAACACCGGACAGCTGTTAAACAATATTGTACATTCATTTTTATCTTCACAAAACTCTACTGATGCCCAGAGTCGAACTGCTCAGCATATGGCAGCAAGGAATGCAGTTCTTAGCCATCTTTCGCGGATTGTGACAAGTGTTGCGGCCATTTGGGATAGTGAACTAGGCCAAGTGAGGCAAGTTAAGCAACAGCTGATGGAGTTCCTTAGCCCAGTATCGTTGCATCATGGAGCGAATTTCTTGGCTGCAGTTGCAGTCACTTGGCAAGAACGTGGTGAAGCACATAGGAAGCGTATGGCTGCGGAAAGAAATGAAGCAAAACTTTCCATTGTTGAGCAATTCCTTCGGAATTCCACTCCACAAGCTTGCCCCGAGCAGCTTAGTCTGGTTAAATTGGTTTCCAGTATTCGAGTAATGCCGATGGATTCATTTGTACAGACCCTCCATCAAGTGGTGAAGTCACCACCTCCAATTCATCGTCCTCCGGCAGGTTTAACTATTGAAGTTTCTGCATTAGAATTATTCTATTTCTACATGAAGTCAGCTCCAGCACCACAATTAGGTGATTCTTGGAGTTCACTTCTAGTTCTACTGCGCGATGGACTGAATCTTAGTCCTCCAGCACAGTTTACATTACTCATGTTGTTAAGTGAGTTTGTACAGCGTTGTCCACAAATGCCGTTTCAAGATAAGAAAGACATCCGTGATGTTCATGATATTACTTCACGTCTAATAGAAGCTCTAACAACAGTGGCTGGTGCATGTCTTGAACCAACAACATGGTTGCGTCGGAATCTGGCAGTTAAAGAAGATACATCTCCTGTCACTCCTGATGGAACTCTTAAAGATCTCACAGGAACACAACAGTATTGTATTCAAGCGCATTCCGTTCTAGCTGCAACGCTGGCCAATTTGTTAGACGTTGCCTACGGCTCTCAGGAGAAAGACAAAGTAGTTACGATAGTAACCAACTTGATGTACACAATAATGCCGTACCTGAAGAATCACACAGCGCGCAACATACCCTCTTTTTATGCCTCATCTAGCCTGCTTGCCAGCCTAAGTGGATATCAATATACACGGAAAGCTTGGCGCAAGGACATGTTAGATTTGCTCTTGGATAATTCTTTCTTTCAAATGGATATTTCGTGTTTGCCATTTTGGAAACAAATAATGGATAGTCTAATGACCTATGATAGTACTACTTTCCGGGAGTTGATGAGTCGTGTGTCACCAGCTCAAGGTGGTAGTTTGTATATATTTGCTTCACGGGAACAGGAATACGAGCAGAGAGCGATGTTTTTGAAGCGTTTGGCGTTTGTAATATTTTGCAGTGAACTTGATCAGTATCATAAATATATGCCAGAGATTCAAGGTTTGCTaaattttctatctttttttaatcattttttcatgcatttttttatttttagaacaatTGGCAAATAGTTTGCGACTTCTGCCTGTGATTCCAGCTGTACAATCAGCAGTGTTCCTATGTTTCCGTGTTTTATTATTAAGAATGTCACCGGATCATGTGACATCACTGTGGCCAACAATAATTGCTGAAATGGTTCAAGTATTTCTTGCCATTGAACAGGAACTTAAATCGACTACAGATGATTTGAGGTAagatttttgaatgtttgattatttatttagtttttgtcaaaaaaaaaaaagaaaatgcttCATGTATGTATTTGTTTCCTCCCTTCCTTTCCTTTGTATGCTAATTGTAGAAATAATGCTAATAACAACAATTCCAACAACAGTAAcaggtttgtgttttttttaatcattgatTTATTGATTTGTGTGAAGTTATGCTATCAAAGGTTATTTTATGGTTAAAACGtcttatttaaatatcaacTTGGCAAAAATATAAGacaactagctgacccggcggacttcgttcccccttttccaagttttatttccaatttttgattttgtaatgtgttaaccttttcccattacacataggtacatacatatgtaaaactgtttaaaatattaaacaaagcaaatcatttgtttgacagctattacaaatttttatcggAATTTATTCAACCAATAAAGGTTATATAAttcacaaatatacaaaaactggCTCTGgtttcacttcttttttttttgcaaaaagtgcctAAATCGATGAATCCCGCCTGCCATTATAGAAAAATATGACTCATTCTCCCTTTCTTTTGTGAAACTGTTAATGATTTGTGTTTTGCACCAGAGGCCTGGAATTCCAACACCAAGAAcgatctttttactttttttttgtttaaacaacctgttttcttatgaccttatcacgtaaaattatcgtccgtaaaccgactataCAAACaaccattgtttttgttttgttgactttcgttttaacttccaaaatttttatttgcggaATGTAGCATCCACTTTCAACGCTCATTTTTAATCcactttaaaaatagtattctCTCTCTTACATATTTTGGTTTCATTGAAGTTTGTATTTGTTCGTTTCTAAACCGTTACCGTGTGAGTAATGTTGGAGCCAGTAACCGAAACAATAGCAATaggataaaatcttaaaaaaaaacgattaaaaatgaaaagatttcgtCTTAATTCTATTCATACATACGtcgaaatatttctttaaaaaaaataaatcatttgatttttatgcggaaattgtattaatggtagttgaaacaacttaaacaaattttaagatgcagtcataaatttaattgagatatactgatggtaaacaattttctttgcgggactaacattttaaagagttaattcatgtttgtttttattaccctTGAATATGAGCGATtttgaaccccaaatattgaatttgcttataacttgacaacataccaggtccaactataaaacaaaacctgtctcgaacgaaccttatcacacacacacacacacacacaaaatttcataaaaatctataTCTACTGTCATTCGGACttcaaatatggaatttaactataacttgacaacagcgacaCCTACTGGGTCCAtaccacacacacaaaatttcacaaaaatctctccagtctggtcaaaatatgcaatttttctaaaactcgacaacagcgccacctaccgggtccaattataaaaaaaaaactgtctcggacggaccttatcacataaacaaaatttcacaaaaaatctgttcagtcgttcgttcaaaatatgaaatttttctataactcgacatcagcgccacctaccgggtccaattatgaaacaaaacctgtctcggatggaccttatcacatccaccaaatttcagaaaaatctctccagggggccaattctggttctgtgaataAGTGAAACGAAAAGCTTTTCACTTGTTCACTCATTTTATTCtcgttctgtgaaaaaatgaaaatgaaaacaaacatcaaaaatattcatataaatatatatttttttcactaaattatTTGTGATATCATAGGATGAGAATCGTTTTTCGTTTCAAATGAATCGAAAAAGTGAAAAGAGTGTTTGAAAgctaaaatgaaaaagtttttttttcgattcacgTTTTCACAGAACCAAATTGGCCCCCAGTCtggtcaaaatatgaaattttcctaactcgacaacagcgccacctaccgggtccaattataaaaaaacctgtctcggacggaccttatcacataaacaaaatttcacaaaaatctgttcagtcgttcgttcaaaatatgaaattatcctaaaactcgacaacagcgccacctaccgggtccaattttgaaacaaaacccGTCTCGGATAGACTTTATCACATACAcaacatttcataaaaatctgcccagtctttcgttcaaaatatgcaattttcctaaaattcgacaacagcgccacctaccgggtccaattataaaaaaaaaactgtctcggacggaccttatcacataaacaaaatttcacaaaaatctgttcggtcgttcgttcaaaatatgaaattattctaaaactcgacaacagcaccacctaccgggtccaattataaaaaaaaacttgtctcgGACGTACCTCatcacacaaacaaaatttcacaaaaatctgtccattcgttcgttcaaaatatgaaattattctaaaactcgacaacagcaccacctaccgggtccaattataaaacaatcctgtctcggatggactttatcacatacacaaaatttcacaaaaatctgtccagtcgttcgttcagaatatgcaattttcctacaactcgacaacagcgccacctaccgggtccaattatgaaacaaaacctgtctctgatggaccttatcacacccaccaaatttcagaaaaatctgtccagtcgtttagaaggagtaggctcacaaacaaacgcacaggagaattatatatataagataGCATATCATCTTTAATTTTGACTTGAAGGCAATTTGTATTTTCATGCAAATATGTTTCCTGTTCGCCACAAAAAttgagtgagaaaaaagctatcGACTACCTTACATATTACctacaaaaaagttcaaaatgcGTGGGGTTTTCCGAACGTGAAAAACTTTTTGCCCGGAACTCAAAAAAGGGGAAAGTGAAATTCTATTTTTCTGGTAGGAATtttgttcacgtgaaactcacgatagggctgaatattCTATTTAGGGAACTAAACAAACAGACAAATGGTTGCGAATATGCCCCAGtgactatttttgttttaaagtaaaaaaacactgtttctTATGGAAACAAAATGAGGGAGAAACTAAAATATTTGGAACCGAATATAATTGAATCCTTCTCCAATTCTTCCAAATTCCACATCCACGTCTTCGTACTTTGTCAGCCTTCCACTCCATCAAACTTTGTCAAATACCACTACATTTCTGCCACTTAATGTGATTTCCACTGGgaagaattaaaattaaaaattttggcaATACTCAAAAAAGGTTGGCAAGTTGGAAATGAAGGGTACCTTTCATGTGAAAAATagctaattttaaataaaatagccTTAActgatttcttgtttttttggtaagtgattcaaaatgtataaaaataggaaaaacaaatagagaaaaaaaatgttacacatacgccccaCTGACTGTTTAAATTCAATAAGTTGTGGTCGTACAAGTCACATTTTAccatattttcagaaaaaatcaatttaacaaaacaaagaCAACAGTTTAAAAGAATTCTTGGTCAAGAGGAAACATCAAcgctaatgttttttttttttttgcacagagttatagcctgttttcactacagcccaaattagattattttgcaaattaggtcagttcaaatttcaaattgatttttttttttcgatacgaTTTGGCATTCATAAAAAGACACTGGCTTTTCGGCAGGTACGCTCGTCAGCTAAGCGTATTCTCTGACGGTTTCTATTGctatttcttttctattttttataggCAGACAATTCTGGTTCATTAAAAGCTCTAAATGGTTTACCGTTTGACATGAAAGACGATTCTACAGATTCATGTTTTATCACAATGGACCATTCTTTTATCTAACTGTGATATGATAACATTACAGTCATCAGCGACTTATACTTCTAATCCTATTCGCATTTTTGGGAacaactaaaaatgcagttctTTTGAAACACGCATGAATATTGGCTGTGTTCACAAATGCATCATAACTTTTTGTATTGAAAGAAAACACTACCTTCAAAGCATCAAGTTTGCaccagaaatatttttgaagcaaATTTTTGATACGTTAATGAACTCAGCCATTGCTTCACATGAACGCACACcattacattaaaaattaaattgtggttttaattttgttggttGTTTACGTTATATTAAATGATGAATACACTTTCACTTTAATATTgacaaaatacttaaaattattcATAATATTCTATTTCAAATGAACAAACCACAACAAAATGGGTGTAAATAATACCTATCAGTAAAATATGAGTCAGAAATTCTGATTCTGGAATAATTATATTTGACAATTGatatcaattaattaataaggTTAAGTTATTAAAATAAGGTTCAATCATTAGCTtgagaattttgaaataaatttttttaatgttttgttggTTCCTATTGATAAGAACTCTACATACGAGATAATGTTTATTCTATgcattgtatatttttttataatttaaatttttgttattttatttcgaTTGCGTTCATGACGTGAATcacaaattcacaaaaaataaattaaattgaattatgcgtcgtttaaataaatatttttctgcgatatgaaaattaattttgtataaaaccaTAACAAAAATACATTCAGGACTATTTAATAATGGTGGTCTAACTTCACACAAatacatggttttttttttcttcaaaatctttatttttatcttttttaacttaattattATCCATTCACAGCCAACAGATGTCATGGACAGCAAATTCAAGCAACGGAATAGCATCGCAAAATCATCTTTATCATTGGCGAGCTGTTCAATTGGAAACTGCAAAACTACTTGAACTCGGATGTGTTCTGCCAGCGACCAATTTACCTCATTTCCAGATGTATCGGTGGGCGTTTGTCGGCACCGAATTCAATGCATCCGAGAGCTCAATCTCAAATGGTGATTTCGATGATATGCTTCCAAATAGTTCGCAGTATGTGCCGCACATACGTCGCATTGCCCGCCTAATGGATCAGAAATATTCAGTTCATTCTCCagtaagttttaaatttatcttaTTAACTGATAAAagtctttaatttttgtttttgtttctatttttagaAAGCAGATTGTAAACGTGGAACACATCTTATACTGACTTGCCAGCAAATAGTTTCTTTACAAGATTTGTATGGATTTTTCTCCACTCTAAGTGTTACATGTCCCACACCAAGGAACTTTGCCGACACCGGCAAAGAGGTATCCAGCTGCTTAGCTGAAATTGAAGAAGTACTAGCAAAAGATTTCCTTGAGAAAATGCCCACAAGTACGACGCCAAGGTGAAAGCCATCAGCCACTAGCTACACAACCCATAATCTAAATGCTGATGTTATTGCCAATAAATCTACAAATTCAAACTTCCCGTTCTATGTTTAATCCaaaagaagatttaaaaaatcccAACCAACTGTAATTGTTTaaggatagtttttttttttttatttttttgttctctatttaAATATTGTGATATCAGATCGGTGTATTCTGCTGCTTCCCTTGAGTTTGCTGCTGCTTTTCTGGCGCTATTAATAGAAGCTATACTGACccgttgaaattaaaaaaaaatcaatttgtttttttttttatttcgtctcTTGTCAATTCGCCGCAACacattttgtgtgtgtttgtaagttttcaactttattattttttttttgtaaatactttGTCAAGGATATTCGttagtatttttattaattgttcattatgtaaatcaaaacaaaataaataatagctGGCTAAACTAACTCTATACAATAAGAGCTAGTGTGCAAtaaattttggtaaaaatttatatacatacatagctacaaaaaaaaaaaaaaaaaaaacaaaaaaaaaaactgcatataCTGCAAAAAACTAAGAAGACAGACACaaaatgatttaagaaaaaataaaatattttaattaatattattgaaTAGAAATTTATTTCCTTCCCCTCCATATATAAGAAAAGcggtttgttaaaaaaaataacaaataaacaaataaaagatataaataaaaataatgataatttctcagtatgtatattatatataaattataaaattaaataaaaagttaaatataaaaaaaatacagttgTATGAATTTCCTCAGTGA
Proteins encoded in this region:
- the LOC129921107 gene encoding protein dopey-1 homolog isoform X2, whose translation is MESADALEEEKKLLNEAKYRNYMSNIDKALRNFEYSSEWADLISALGKLNKAISSNTQYQIIPRRIKISKRLAQCMHPALPSGVHLKALETYDVIFSKTGPERLATELFIYSAGLFPLLGYAAMNVRPALLGVYEKYFVPLGDKLRPALSGFLSGVLPGYENGLDHYERTNSLLTQVCVAVNPKYFYTVMWECVATNASIRLPAISYLLDHFNKRLGMQQQVFIMGHNRDVMMSGLCACLNDSLILVQRNTLEFLLLGFPMHTHYLSEADLVKLVTNGLNTILRRDMSLNRRLYSWLLGTEVAKSAAKQEQTLEDNDESTESNFDKHSKHILIQSIICTLKFSLESTPVDLKPYRIMVSLLDKAEIGSAVLDYVLCDIIRTMSLSSGNVEVVKSANLLFATFDPAYIWSFMTIIYEKSCKKRNESSHLTRNLRQSFTASKGEKFQCQVGSGEPSLVEICYLTEFLLETISLEMYNETTRIYLPKVFLAITQMLTIHSEYLSNEDIIASLKLCMKIVSRVQPMITSPVKLHTKLLITGQDDQSMGGESVQSAHAVSGSSTALPGSTLEKSKSDSKLNQSAAAFDVDPNKDSLSSTDEPIRRSNSNQNIDRRHNTSPKKTKKAKSFSKLSELDKEICPDTGQLMTPQSSSDQDTPLSIKKLKNKKISPQLRLKIKKNRPQDLPVSDRDSSDSVLLSALENKDRVESTEKIEQQKPTKETQFMCQDNQECTSDEFSILEKCIRQYEVFFEVYLARKVLQINVQRTACTVTVKVEIDPESNAPPNVENIFKNEEVYEDVCVERMLEIDRYFETLQVNMMCRSKQLHQLLSRSLISTLDSASDVSDAEFKDCLSSGEQLDKLQMFDEKTERNINKLMEFRLSESLRNAIRLAANLLVEMSTFPNCNKNLVLDKTETELPSWLKVLTLVAAYTQSDKELQLAAITTLFDLISLLKSQIEHTTSPGVTFVVMLPLLKFGHVSYIENKTRIFQLITSVLWNYLGEPAIDPMQITSLLYQLHNCLESGIVETVIGNRMSSHYDAQLLKLRTGDMKALSNYKNDRASEIKMMCVSPVQPIEHTDHLKESESQSFKKFELLWHLGRDKQPSKGFEKTLLRVLDTLGLPYYMPIRTFVTKWLQESLLRGDLSRLLKPLHKILLSSNTRRIGIVHFHLMKKDGEEVMAADAKESEDKCDSVTDRGVFAISSEDGNVKYHIDSSLTKKRSPIRSFQKKIFGVTLGSKNKTSIFVSDKTTNSITESDTNIGLTINPLENELDSVGSEEIPSLSSSAPNKMESSRKSSGGNSDKEDKIVDVEDEDDEGPGMFDSSSTDDSECSTFETESENRESVEKDLSLGGIGTGSLGNIKRFVGDCERVSEKLTEHDRTKNRKTYKLTRAGSEVMEKLENAMQSVVVDGHAVEGGDSVHVADEYFGSSQDIVETFVGDLMDAVSKSCDQPKSLSSPRKKLKRVDAMRDQKSIKKSVSVGSGKDKKRMSCISKTSTDSNNSLLGGRSSNEEKGTVTDSEGGSDEDVFVEEDPSSRSEKQSTASSATINVEDKRRSLSLETGGSGHKIEWDLAKETLEKSKQNLEILRQNVALEAGKKHGHKKKNSKDFKRNFDKIHPFHTYMLLYFGVYDTKQTLYAFQTLRNIIACDTRTFLCLSITTSFSSGSMKQLLIRHRKTILGKGFAGSITNTEFSQSYRGCMHLEVLVTICLYYARGFFHKESTEGNDIPRKEDIIGNYKVQLQSVELLTLICSELIDIVKGMGKGLACYIADLMARCKLQKIILHCINSSVISFNQIRDHTLSEEILNFNNAGDEHLHAESFQIQLLRLLMAVIKLEYEVTLLQNETGSVDVGKGSDTTSSNSPTRLSAEGPVTNVKYLPNCLISQQHMFLSAVLSALQADHLRHVHRNWTDLVTSSLNCFTFGSLTNIVISVVHQLCNNLDKIAKFSLKQQCNFPPDYVVSQLEAITILCHYCLLDNTQQTTLSHLFNQAYPQTSAAVQSSNTGQLLNNIVHSFLSSQNSTDAQSRTAQHMAARNAVLSHLSRIVTSVAAIWDSELGQVRQVKQQLMEFLSPVSLHHGANFLAAVAVTWQERGEAHRKRMAAERNEAKLSIVEQFLRNSTPQACPEQLSLVKLVSSIRVMPMDSFVQTLHQVVKSPPPIHRPPAGLTIEVSALELFYFYMKSAPAPQLGDSWSSLLVLLRDGLNLSPPAQFTLLMLLSEFVQRCPQMPFQDKKDIRDVHDITSRLIEALTTVAGACLEPTTWLRRNLAVKEDTSPVTPDGTLKDLTGTQQYCIQAHSVLAATLANLLDVAYGSQEKDKVVTIVTNLMYTIMPYLKNHTARNIPSFYASSSLLASLSGYQYTRKAWRKDMLDLLLDNSFFQMDISCLPFWKQIMDSLMTYDSTTFRELMSRVSPAQGGSLYIFASREQEYEQRAMFLKRLAFVIFCSELDQYHKYMPEIQEQLANSLRLLPVIPAVQSAVFLCFRVLLLRMSPDHVTSLWPTIIAEMVQVFLAIEQELKSTTDDLSQQMSWTANSSNGIASQNHLYHWRAVQLETAKLLELGCVLPATNLPHFQMYRWAFVGTEFNASESSISNGDFDDMLPNSSQYVPHIRRIARLMDQKYSVHSPKADCKRGTHLILTCQQIVSLQDLYGFFSTLSVTCPTPRNFADTGKEVSSCLAEIEEVLAKDFLEKMPTSTTPR